From Triticum urartu cultivar G1812 chromosome 2, Tu2.1, whole genome shotgun sequence, a single genomic window includes:
- the LOC125534896 gene encoding mitochondrial import inner membrane translocase subunit TIM17-2-like codes for MEQGTTTAPTPLPEVTKGTGQCFTFVATGGSAFYFLKGLRNSPKGRRLAGGAQAVLTNAPRIGRWGVWLGVEAAIDNVLERVNKKDHRFNAMISFGAASALVSMARGPRAAALSGIKGAVFGGLSEIVMRRLKSLVADLPEREK; via the coding sequence ATGGAGCAGGGCACGACGACGGCGCCGACGCCGCTACCGGAAGTCACCAAGGGGACAGGCCAGTGCTTCACCTTTGTCGCCACCGGAGGCTCCGCCTTCTACTTCCTCAAGGGCCTGCGCAACTCCCCCAAAGGCCGCCGCCTAGCCGGCGGCGCCCAGGCGGTCCTCACGAACGCGCCCCGAATCGGCCGTTGGGGGGTCTGGCTCGGCGTCGAGGCAGCAATTGATAACGTCCTGGAGCGCGTGAACAAGAAGGACCACCGCTTCAACGCCATGATCTCCTTTGGCGCCGCCAGCGCCCTCGTCTCCATGGCCAGGGGGCCACGCGCCGCCGCCCTCTCCGGGATCAAGGGCGCGGTCTTCGGCGGGCTCTCAGAGATCGTTATGCGCAGGCTTAAAAGCTTGGTGGCCGACCTACCGGAACGGGAGAAGTGA